Proteins encoded in a region of the Elaeis guineensis isolate ETL-2024a chromosome 7, EG11, whole genome shotgun sequence genome:
- the LOC105049242 gene encoding leucine-rich repeat extensin-like protein 2, with translation MGTGMDPSPRGFLLLLLLLCCSFCPFSVPPVAEAADGSTGGPVVVDPGLRFANPRLRQAYIALHTWKRTAIFSDPQNLTGNWVGPDVCSYFGVFCAPSPADPSLTVVAGVDLNHADIAGYLPPELGLLADLALLHLNSNRFCGVVPSTLHHLRLLHELDLSNNRFVGRFPDVVLALPSLRYLDLRFNEFEGSIPPALFDRPLDAIFLNSNRLGHGIPTNLGSSPASVVVLANNDLGGCIPSSIGRMATTLNEIILLNDNLSGCIPPEVGLLRQLTVFDISFNHLQGPLPGSLASMASLEQLDVAHNGLTGSIPAGVCQLPRLQNFTYSYNYFTSQPPQCPTAGAGGKVLRDARKNCIPGLPDQRSPKQCSSDAARPFDCTKSKCWAGGKSPATNYSFPSPPPPPAPLASPHRGYFKSTPPPPLPPPKSESSPPTTSRSPSPPPPPPKSESSPSATSHPPPPPPPGSESSPSPTPHPPTPPPPESQSSPSTKTHPPPSHSPRLLPPYSPEPSPPSYRGWPPPPASTSSPPLPPPPPPGCEFPKRHPTPVLPSPPPPDQYLPAPPVGSPTTSPHPPPPSSDRPSPSTAPPLHRTPTPPPPPPNRQFLPPPPPPPPPPPIHGSPARPQDHPSPPPPIPRVAPAPPPTYGSGHPTPTPPVRPSPEPARHQLPPPTGSMPWQSPPPPTSGCGGNVPLPPVVGVSYASPPPPGIPYY, from the coding sequence ATGGGCACGGGCATGGATCCGTCGCCCCGTGGTTTCCTcctgctgctgttgctgctgtGCTGCTCCTTCTGCCCCTTCTCCGTCCCTCCGGTGGCTGAGGCCGCTGATGGCTCCACCGGTGGCCCCGTCGTGGTCGATCCCGGGCTCAGGTTCGCCAACCCGCGGCTCCGGCAGGCCTACATTGCCCTGCATACGTGGAAGCGGACGGCCATCTTCTCCGACCCCCAGAACCTGACTGGCAACTGGGTCGGCCCCGACGTGTGCTCCTACTTCGGCGTCTTCTGCGCCCCTTCCCCTGCCGACCCCTCCCTCACCGTCGTCGCCGGCGTCGACCTCAACCACGCCGACATCGCCGGGTACCTGCCCCCCGAGCTCGGCCTCCTTGCCGACCTCGCCCTCCTCCACCTTAACTCCAACCGCTTCTGCGGCGTCGTTCCGTCCACCCTCCACCACCTCCGCCTCCTCCATGAGCTCGACCTCAGCAACAACCGCTTCGTGGGGCGGTTCCCGGACGTCGTCCTCGCCCTGCCCTCCCTCCGCTACCTGGACCTCCGCTTCAACGAGTTCGAAGGCTCCATTCCCCCGGCACTCTTCGACCGTCCCCTCGACGCCATcttcctcaactccaaccgcCTCGGGCACGGAATCCCCACCAATCTGGGCTCCTCCCCGGCCTCCGTGGTGGTGCTGGCCAACAACGACCTGGGCGGCTGCATCCCCTCCAGCATCGGCCGGATGGCCACCACCCTCAACGAGATCATTCTCCTCAATGACAACCTCTCCGGTTGCATCCCACCCGAGGTCGGCCTCCTCCGCCAGCTCACCGTCTTCGACATCAGCTTCAACCACCTCCAGGGCCCCCTACCGGGCTCCCTCGCCTCCATGGCCAGCCTCGAGCAGCTCGACGTCGCACACAACGGCCTCACCGGCTCCATCCCGGCCGGCGTCTGCCAGCTCCCCAGGCTCCAGAACTTCACCTACTCTTATAACTACTTCACATCGCAGCCACCCCAGTGCCCCACCGCCGGCGCCGGCGGCAAGGTGCTGCGCGACGCCAGGAAGAACTGCATTCCGGGGCTCCCGGACCAGCGCTCCCCTAAGCAGTGCTCCTCCGACGCCGCGCGCCCCTTCGACTGCACCAAGTCCAAGTGCTGGGCCGGGGGCAAGAGCCCAGCCACCAATTATTCGTTCccgtcgccgccgccgccgccggctCCTCTCGCGAGCCCGCACAGGGGCTACTTCAAGAGCACACCGCCTCCACCACTACCACCACCCAAGTCCGAGTCGTCGCCTCCCACTACATCTCGCTCCCCTTCTCCGCCACCGCCGCCGCCAAAGTCCGAGTCGTCGCCTTCCGCCACATCTCACCCACCTCCTCCTCCGCCACCTGGGTCCGAGTCGTCACCTTCCCCGACACCTCATCCCCCTACTCCGCCACCACCGGAGTCCCAGTCGTCGCCATCCACGAAAACCCACCCCCCTCCGTCCCATTCGCCACGTCTGCTGCCTCCTTACTCCCCCGAACCATCGCCACCGAGTTACCGTGGTTGGCCGCCCCCGCCAGCTTCTACATCATCGCCGCCGCTGCCACCTCCTCCTCCGCCTGGCTGCGAGTTTCCAAAGCGTCATCCCACCCCCGTGTTGCCTTCTCCACCGCCCCCGGATCAGTACCTTCCAGCACCTCCTGTCGGGTCTCCAACGACCTCTCCTCATCCGCCCCCACCATCGTCTGATCGTCCGAGCCCGTCGACAGCTCCACCGCTGCATCGGACTCCCACCCCGCCTCCGCCACCGCCCAACCGTCAATTTTTACCCCCACCACCGCCCCCGCCCCCGCCCCCGCCCATTCATGGATCCCCGGCGCGTCCACAAGACCacccttctcctcctccaccgATTCCACGGGTAGCGCCAGCTCCTCCACCAACCTATGGATCGGGTCATCCGACACCCACCCCACCCGTCCGTCCATCTCCAGAACCGGCTCGACATCAGCTGCCGCCACCCACAGGTTCGATGCCGTGGCAATCTCCACCGCCGCCGACATCAGGGTGTGGCGGGAACGTGCCTTTACCACCTGTGGTAGGGGTATCCTATGCATCTCCTCCACCGCCGGGGATACCCTACTACTGA
- the LOC105049246 gene encoding zinc finger CCCH domain-containing protein 46: MNRRKEPCRNFQRGSCQYGDRCKFLHVAPQQSKPSTFGFGAQSALHLAQNTQQQKPNPFGFGVSGNSQLKGASNFGARNQSSSRPFENKWTRSSSIASTTSTSPQQNDSLPQAAIHKCTDPELCKRQIVEDFKNEAPLWKLTCYGHCKNGPCDIIGDISFEELRAAAYEDARRGLSLQSIVERERNLLNSKLIEFDNLLRNPYVLRNPNSSGTSLFAVTNSNASLIGAQTNAPPSFSSFSQLGVATNVGSTIRTSVPGTPPSAVFNQPSSFQSNGQTSGGFAMKFGTSGIGSQLPTQPSGSSLGPNSSHFNNSVRAAGSQHFSFPAVSPQFSGTSNASPNILDGPQVAPTTAHQASVMEKQNVSPDDSIWLKEEWAIGEIPVEAPPERFC, from the exons CTGTCAATATGGGGATCGTTGCAAGTTTCTGCATGTGGCTCCACAACAATCAAAACCCAGCACTTTTGGATTTGGTGCTCAAAGTGCTTTGCATTTGGCACAAAACACCCAACAACAAAAGCCCAATCCTTTTGGATTTGGGGTATCGGGCAACTCACAGTTAAAAGGTGCATCGAACTTTGGTGCCAGAAATCAAAGCTCTTCCAGG CCATTTGAAAATAAGTGGACACGGTCCTCCTCGATAGCTTCAACAACTTCAACTTCCCCTCAACAGAATGATTCCCTGCCTCAAGCAGCTATTCATAA ATGTACAGATCCGGAGTTATGCAAACGCCAAATTGTTGAAGATTTTAAGAATGAGGCACCTCTTTGGAAGCTTACCTGTTATGGTCACTGCAAAAA TGGTCCTTGTGATATTATTGGTGATATTAGCTTTGAAGAACTTCGGGCAGCAGCATATGAGGATGCTAGACGAGGGTTAAGTTTACAATCAATT GTTGAAAGAGAAAGGAACTTGCTCAATTCCAAGTTAATCGAGTTCGATAATTTGCTCCGGAATCCCTATGTATTGCGAAATCCTAATTCATCTGGGACAAGCCTGTTTGCAGTAACCAACAGCAATGCATCCTTAATAGGTGCTCAAACTAATGCACCACCTTCATTTTCAAGTTTTAGTCAACTTGGGGTAGCAACTAATGTTGGATCGACCATCAG GACTAGCGTACCAGGAACTCCACCTAGTGCTGTTTTTAACCAGCCAAGCTCTTTCCAGAGTAATGGCCAAACTTCCGGTGGATTTGCAATGAAATTTGGGACATCAG GAATTGGTAGCCAGCTACCAACACAGCCATCTGGAAGTTCATTAGGCCCAAACAGTTCCCACTTCAACAATAGTGTTAGGGCTGCCGGAAGTCAACATTTCTCATTCCCTGCAGTCTCGCCACAGTTTAGCGGTACAAGTAATGCATCACCAAACATTCTTGATGGGCCTCAAGTTGCTCCAACTACAGCCCACCAGGCATCTGTTAT GGAAAAGCAGAATGTTAGTCCAGATGACAGCATATGGTTAAAAGAAGAATGGGCAATAGGAGAG ATACCTGTAGAAGCTCCTCCAGAGAGATTCTGTTGA